One Pseudomonas sp. AN-1 genomic region harbors:
- a CDS encoding aromatic ring-hydroxylating oxygenase subunit alpha, which yields MSELIDMQNISLKAAELVEEGRVHKSLYSDPAIFEEELDKVFNSTWVFVGHESEVPEAGSFKTAYIGRQPVILSRDRQMNLHVLQNRCRHRGATVCEARKGKTKAFTCPYHGWGYGLDGSLRALPKPEEYDGVFDKSEMPLESLRVETYRGMVFATLKDDIEPLEDFLGAARKWIDLFMKQGGGYPVKVLGEHRFNFPGNWKIQLENTTDAYHFPIVHKSFVTSLDEATADIFDFLDGEGFVEDLGNGHSVMVMIPQLVDLEADLDQPIPPRFEQLAMELRDEGKSEEEVRKLVRAAHGTGFNLNLFPNVSCSMAFFRVLRPVSVGVTEIQHVALGGEGAPAAFNRKRMRLHEHFQGPMGFGTPDDGEAWERVQKGSMAGPDGWILVNRGLNNLHTSPDGNVAGAVCSETGMRGAYRQYKKMMAAGEEV from the coding sequence ATGAGTGAACTGATCGACATGCAGAACATCAGCCTGAAGGCGGCCGAGCTTGTAGAAGAGGGTCGCGTGCACAAGTCCCTCTACTCCGATCCGGCGATTTTCGAGGAAGAGCTGGACAAGGTGTTCAACAGCACCTGGGTGTTCGTCGGCCACGAGAGCGAAGTGCCGGAAGCCGGCAGCTTCAAGACGGCGTACATCGGCCGCCAGCCGGTGATCCTCAGCCGTGACCGTCAGATGAATCTGCATGTACTGCAGAATCGTTGCCGCCACCGTGGTGCCACCGTCTGCGAGGCCCGCAAGGGCAAGACCAAGGCCTTCACCTGCCCGTACCACGGCTGGGGTTACGGCCTGGACGGCAGTCTGCGCGCGTTGCCGAAGCCGGAAGAATATGACGGCGTGTTCGACAAGAGCGAAATGCCGCTGGAAAGCCTGCGTGTGGAAACCTATCGGGGCATGGTGTTCGCCACCCTCAAGGACGACATCGAGCCGCTGGAAGACTTCCTCGGTGCTGCCAGGAAGTGGATCGACCTGTTCATGAAGCAGGGCGGTGGCTATCCGGTGAAGGTGCTGGGCGAGCACCGCTTCAACTTCCCGGGCAACTGGAAGATCCAGCTGGAGAACACCACCGACGCCTACCACTTCCCGATCGTGCACAAGTCCTTCGTGACCTCTCTGGACGAGGCGACGGCCGATATCTTCGATTTCCTCGACGGCGAAGGCTTCGTGGAGGACCTGGGCAACGGCCACAGCGTGATGGTGATGATTCCGCAGCTGGTGGATCTGGAGGCGGATCTGGATCAGCCGATTCCGCCGCGCTTCGAGCAGCTGGCGATGGAGTTGCGAGACGAAGGCAAGTCCGAAGAGGAAGTCAGGAAGCTGGTGCGTGCCGCCCATGGTACCGGCTTCAACCTGAACCTGTTCCCGAACGTGTCCTGCTCCATGGCGTTCTTCCGCGTGCTGCGCCCCGTCAGTGTCGGCGTAACCGAGATCCAGCATGTGGCGCTGGGCGGCGAGGGGGCTCCGGCGGCATTCAATCGCAAGCGCATGCGTCTGCACGAGCACTTCCAGGGGCCGATGGGCTTCGGCACCCCGGACGACGGTGAGGCCTGGGAGCGGGTCCAGAAAGGCTCCATGGCCGGCCCCGACGGCTGGATCCTGGTCAACCGGGGCTTGAACAACCTGCACACCTCCCCCGATGGCAACGTCGCCGGCGCCGTGTGTTCGGAAACCGGCATGCGCGGTGCCTACCGCCAGTACAAGAAGATGATGGCCGCTGGAGAGGAGGTCTAA
- a CDS encoding PDR/VanB family oxidoreductase → MTSSTSNSVIDAIVTRREDQTDEIAVFDLAAADGSPLPAFEAGAHIDVIVGPELIRQYSLSNAPGSAGYRLGILNDPGSRGGSREIHARLEEGSRVQIGAPRNHFPLDMSAEHSLLIGGGIGITPMIAMAYALKAAGKSFELHYCSRSESKAAFLGELQREFGECLVLHFDDAGDAARLDPHGLCSAARAGSHLYVCGPGGFMDWVIEQAGAAGLPERQIHFEYFSAEVDVSGEAFEVYARTSDVTVQVGPNESIAMALKAVGVKVRMSCEEGVCGTCICDVLEGTPDHRDRFLTDDEKADNDQIALCCSRAKSARLVVDI, encoded by the coding sequence ATGACAAGCAGTACTAGCAATAGCGTTATCGACGCCATCGTGACCCGGCGCGAAGACCAGACCGACGAGATCGCGGTGTTCGATCTGGCCGCGGCCGATGGCAGCCCGCTGCCGGCATTCGAGGCCGGCGCCCACATCGACGTGATCGTGGGGCCGGAGCTGATCCGCCAGTACTCCCTCAGCAATGCGCCGGGCAGTGCGGGCTACCGGCTGGGGATCCTCAACGATCCCGGCTCCCGCGGCGGCTCCAGGGAGATTCATGCCCGTCTGGAGGAGGGCAGCCGGGTGCAGATCGGTGCCCCGCGCAACCACTTTCCCCTGGACATGAGTGCCGAACACAGCCTGCTGATCGGCGGTGGCATCGGCATCACGCCGATGATCGCCATGGCCTATGCGCTCAAGGCCGCCGGCAAGTCGTTCGAGCTGCACTACTGCAGTCGCAGCGAGAGCAAGGCGGCGTTCCTCGGCGAACTCCAGCGCGAATTCGGCGAATGCCTGGTGCTGCACTTCGACGATGCCGGCGACGCCGCGCGTCTCGACCCGCACGGGCTGTGCAGCGCGGCGCGTGCGGGCAGCCACCTGTACGTCTGTGGCCCGGGCGGCTTCATGGACTGGGTGATCGAGCAGGCCGGGGCTGCCGGCCTGCCTGAGCGGCAGATCCACTTCGAGTACTTCAGTGCCGAGGTGGATGTCAGTGGCGAGGCGTTCGAGGTGTACGCCCGGACCAGTGACGTGACCGTGCAGGTAGGGCCGAACGAAAGCATCGCCATGGCGCTGAAGGCAGTGGGGGTCAAGGTGCGGATGTCCTGTGAGGAGGGGGTCTGCGGAACCTGCATCTGCGATGTGCTCGAAGGCACTCCCGACCATCGCGATCGCTTCCTCACTGACGATGAAAAGGCGGACAACGACCAGATCGCGCTGTGCTGCTCGCGGGCGAAGAGCGCGCGTCTGGTGGTGGATATCTGA
- a CDS encoding TRAP transporter substrate-binding protein, with amino-acid sequence MSSWLPSGHPLVRDVMEPWARSVEQATEGRVKVVMLPSALGHPRVHYDIAAEGQADITYGAHGYTPGRFGLYKMVEFPFGGHSAEATSVAYWQVYNKYLAKAGEHEDTKLLGLFTHGPGHIHNSRRSVGSAADLKGLKLRVGGGVMNDLSRGLGYVPLQQPSSSTYELLSSGVADGTLFPLESVPAFNIVQKATHTTLVPDGLYNFSFFVVMNKERFAGLPEQDRAAIERVSGEALARLAGHMWDVQDAKGLEAIKANGNEVLTASDAFVGEIRAASLPMEQEWLKQAEAAGVDGAAALAEFRQLSRELVKN; translated from the coding sequence ATGTCTTCGTGGTTGCCCTCGGGACATCCGCTGGTCCGGGACGTGATGGAACCCTGGGCCAGGAGCGTGGAACAGGCAACCGAAGGCCGGGTGAAGGTGGTGATGCTGCCGTCGGCCCTGGGGCATCCGCGCGTTCACTACGACATTGCCGCCGAAGGGCAGGCCGATATCACCTACGGCGCGCATGGCTACACGCCGGGGCGCTTCGGCCTGTACAAGATGGTCGAGTTCCCCTTCGGCGGGCACAGCGCCGAAGCCACCTCGGTCGCCTACTGGCAGGTCTACAACAAGTACCTGGCCAAGGCCGGCGAGCACGAGGACACCAAGCTGCTGGGCCTGTTCACCCATGGACCGGGCCATATCCACAACAGTCGCCGCAGTGTCGGCAGCGCAGCCGATCTGAAGGGCCTGAAGCTGCGCGTCGGCGGCGGCGTGATGAACGACCTGTCCAGGGGCCTGGGCTACGTCCCGCTGCAGCAGCCTTCCTCCAGCACCTACGAGCTGCTTTCCAGTGGCGTGGCCGATGGCACCCTGTTCCCGCTGGAGTCGGTGCCCGCCTTCAACATCGTGCAGAAGGCCACCCACACCACCCTGGTGCCGGACGGGCTCTACAACTTCAGCTTCTTCGTGGTGATGAACAAGGAGCGCTTCGCAGGTCTGCCGGAACAGGATCGGGCCGCCATCGAGCGGGTTTCCGGCGAAGCCCTGGCGCGCCTGGCCGGCCATATGTGGGATGTCCAGGATGCCAAGGGACTCGAGGCGATCAAGGCCAACGGCAACGAGGTGCTGACCGCCAGCGATGCCTTCGTGGGCGAAATCCGCGCCGCCAGCCTGCCGATGGAGCAGGAGTGGCTGAAGCAGGCCGAAGCGGCTGGCGTGGATGGTGCGGCGGCCCTGGCGGAGTTCCGCCAGCTGAGCCGTGAGCTGGTCAAAAACTGA
- a CDS encoding SDR family NAD(P)-dependent oxidoreductase: protein MGNPMQSHIALVTGAAQGLGNHIAARLLAAGYRVVLTDRSLSAAQTAAQAMDASGERVMPLALDVASKAAFEAALAAVLERWGELQVLVNNAAVTRATPLMEISPEEFAEVVNINLGGTFAGCQVIGRHMADRGYGRIVNMASLAGQNGGTSTGAHYAASKGAIVTLTKVFAKELAGRGVTVNAIAPGPIESPMVKALVPEERLPGLLGAIPVGRLGDADFIGDMVVQLARPEAYFTTGTTLDINGGLFMR, encoded by the coding sequence ATGGGTAACCCAATGCAGTCTCATATCGCGCTGGTCACCGGTGCCGCCCAGGGCCTGGGTAACCATATCGCCGCCCGCCTGCTGGCGGCGGGCTATCGGGTCGTGCTGACCGATCGCTCGCTGTCGGCGGCGCAGACGGCCGCTCAGGCCATGGACGCCAGCGGCGAGCGGGTCATGCCGCTGGCGCTGGACGTGGCCAGCAAGGCCGCTTTCGAGGCCGCCCTGGCTGCCGTGCTGGAGCGCTGGGGCGAGCTGCAGGTGCTGGTGAACAACGCGGCGGTCACCCGGGCGACGCCGCTGATGGAGATCTCGCCGGAGGAGTTCGCCGAGGTGGTGAACATCAACCTGGGCGGCACCTTCGCCGGCTGCCAGGTGATCGGACGGCACATGGCCGACAGGGGCTACGGTCGCATCGTCAACATGGCCTCCCTTGCCGGGCAGAACGGCGGCACCTCGACCGGTGCCCACTATGCCGCCTCCAAGGGCGCCATCGTCACCCTGACCAAGGTGTTCGCCAAGGAGCTGGCCGGGCGGGGCGTGACCGTCAACGCGATAGCTCCGGGGCCGATCGAGTCGCCGATGGTCAAGGCCCTGGTTCCCGAGGAACGCCTGCCGGGCCTGCTCGGCGCCATTCCGGTCGGGCGGCTGGGCGATGCCGATTTCATCGGCGACATGGTCGTGCAACTGGCCCGGCCGGAAGCCTACTTCACCACCGGCACGACCCTGGACATCAACGGCGGCCTATTCATGCGCTGA
- a CDS encoding aromatic-ring-hydroxylating dioxygenase subunit beta, with product MKSNTQLLAQVTEFIGYEADLLDHKGYQEWLSLWSETGLYIVPTDLKETDYLNTLNLALDDAAMRRLRVARLENGESVSALSVGDTVRMMSRVRILEASDEVVIARCAMTLNELRHGQLVTYPANVEYILKPSADGFRMEQKVVKLLHADGFLRTVSFIF from the coding sequence ATGAAATCCAACACTCAACTGCTCGCACAGGTCACCGAATTCATCGGCTATGAAGCGGACCTGTTGGACCACAAGGGCTATCAGGAATGGCTCTCCCTGTGGAGCGAAACCGGCCTGTACATAGTGCCGACCGATCTGAAGGAAACCGACTACCTCAATACCCTGAACCTGGCACTGGATGATGCCGCAATGCGTCGTCTGCGTGTGGCCCGGCTGGAGAACGGCGAGTCGGTATCGGCCCTGTCCGTGGGCGATACGGTACGCATGATGTCGCGGGTGCGCATTCTGGAAGCCAGTGACGAGGTGGTCATCGCCCGCTGCGCCATGACCCTCAACGAACTGCGCCACGGCCAGCTGGTGACCTATCCGGCCAACGTGGAGTACATCCTGAAACCGAGCGCCGATGGCTTCCGGATGGAGCAGAAGGTGGTGAAGCTGCTGCACGCCGACGGCTTCCTGCGCACTGTCAGCTTCATCTTCTGA